In Neosynechococcus sphagnicola sy1, the genomic stretch GCGATCTCATCTGCCAGATCAACCCCACACGCCATAACCAGGCTCCAGTGAGCCGTCAACACTAGGCAAAATTTTTCGGCTGCCAAGGGATCCTGGCTCTGGAGGGAGAGGGAATACATGGGAACATGCCCCAAGGACAGTGGATGGGATTCTTTGACGGGTGGTAACTGGAAGGTTGACCGACCCCTGCCATGTCCGGGTGCCAAGGTGAAGTTACAGGTTTGCAATCGCGTCATCAGCTGGGGATGACTCAAAACTGGGAGCGGCCCTGCCACTACCAGACCTTGAATGAGTGACTGGGAGGGTACCGATTGGTTGTTGGGGAATAGGGTTTGCAAGAGGAGAAATTCTAGCGCCGCGATCGCTCCACGCCATTCTCCTTCGGCTTTGTCTTGTTGCTGAGCGATCGCGGTTGTTGGGCTAGCCACCGATAAAAGGCTGACCTCGGGTGTCTGGTTCCGGGCTAGTAATTCACTTAAGGTCGTCAGTGTCCCTTGCGATTCCAAGACTATCTCCCTCTGGCATTTGTGATGCCTCACCCCGGCCTTCTCTGACCCAATTATTACTGGATTTGTCCTTAGCTTACTGGAGCTTAGAGCCTGAGGGTAGGCGGAAACCGAACGTAGCAGGTGACGATCCCATCCCTTTGATCAAAGTGCCGCTGCCAGCCAGCACCGAAGATTGGGATCAGGTCAATTTTGGCATTGCCCGTTTCTGAGAAGCACCCCCTATTGCGTGCCTATTCAGCGCACAATAAATGGTGGCAGAGATTTGTTGCAACCGTTGCATCTACTGAGAGTCGATCATGTCCATGCCCCTTCACGATATGAACAATTTGCTAGCCGATCTGATTAGTCGTTATCGGTCTCAGGTTGATTACCTAGCAATTCGCCTCGAAGCAGCCCAGACGACGGACATTTTGCTCCGAGGTCATAAGATCGAAACCCTGAGTGAGGCCATTTCCTTGGGGGGGCAAGTGCGGGCTTGCCATCGCGGGGGATGGGGATTTACCAGCTTTAATCGCTTTTCTGATATCGCTGAACGTATTGAAGAAGTCATCAGTGCCGCCCGCATCGTGGGCGATGACGAAACCCTGTTAGCTCCCGTGACACCCATCCAGGATACTTGTGTACTCCCCCTGACGGGCACCGATCCGCGTCAGATACCCTTGGCGGACAAAAAAGCCCTCTGCGATCGCTACGCCCAAATCTTACGCAGCGTTGATCCGAGAATCGCAACGATTTCAGTGCGCTATGGTGACAGTGCCCAACAGATAATGCTGGCAACCTCCGATGGCACCCTCTTAGAGCAGTCTTGGGTGGATATGGAAATGCGCTTTGCCGCCACGGCTCGGGATGGAGAAACGGTGCAAACTGGGCGGGAAACCACCGGATCTCGCAAAGCTTATGAGGACTTAATGGGGCTAGAGGGTCAAGTTCATGCCGCTGCCCAGCGGGCGGTGCATTCCCTGGCTCTACCGCCAGTTCAAGGCAATACCTATACCGTTGTGATTGACCCCATTCTTACTGGGTTGTTTGTCCACGAAGCCTTTGGTCATCTTTCTGAAGCAGACATGGCCTATGAAAACCCAGATCTACTGGAAGTGATGAGCATGGGGCGACAGTTTGGGCCATCGGACTTACAAATTTTTGATGGGGCAGATCCGGCGGGCCATCGGGGCAGTTATCTCTATGATGATGAGGGCACTCTGGCAACGACAACGCAATTGATCCAGGATGGAGTGCTGATTGGACGGCTACATTCTCGAGAGACGGCAGGCAAGTTAAATGAAGCTCCCACAGGAAATGCTCGCTGTCTGGACTACCGTTATCCGCCACTGGTGCGAATGACCAATACCTGGATTGAGCGGGGAAAAACCCCTGTCAACGAATTGTTTAGTGGGATTCAGGAAGGGGTCTATGCCCGTAATTGGTTAGGGGGCATGACCAATGGAGAAATGTTTACCTTCTCAGCCGGGGAAGCCTGGATGATTCGCCAGGGGCAAATTGCTGAGCCTGTCAGAGATGTCACCCTGTCTGGGAATGTTTTCACTACCCTGGCTGATATTGAAGCCATTGGAGATGACTTCTTCTGGGATGAGTCGGGGGGCTGCGGCAAAGGAGGACAAAATGGCCTCCCCGTTGGCTGCGGTGGCCCTAGCTTACGGCTGCGGAATGTGGTCGTGGGTGGGGAAGCCAATACTTAATTGCGGTGGGGCAATCCCTCTAAATCTTTGGGCCAGGGAACAATCTATAGCAGTCCTAAAGTGGTTCGTGGTTCGGCAATCCGAGGAATTGCCGTTCTGCTTGTCGCCTCAGCGATTCGCGCGGTTTCCGTTGCAACAATGTCGGTTTTCGGGTTTGTTGCGAGTTGCCGAGTGACTCTTAGCCCTTAGTCCTTAAGCCCTTCAGCC encodes the following:
- a CDS encoding TldD/PmbA family protein, coding for MNNLLADLISRYRSQVDYLAIRLEAAQTTDILLRGHKIETLSEAISLGGQVRACHRGGWGFTSFNRFSDIAERIEEVISAARIVGDDETLLAPVTPIQDTCVLPLTGTDPRQIPLADKKALCDRYAQILRSVDPRIATISVRYGDSAQQIMLATSDGTLLEQSWVDMEMRFAATARDGETVQTGRETTGSRKAYEDLMGLEGQVHAAAQRAVHSLALPPVQGNTYTVVIDPILTGLFVHEAFGHLSEADMAYENPDLLEVMSMGRQFGPSDLQIFDGADPAGHRGSYLYDDEGTLATTTQLIQDGVLIGRLHSRETAGKLNEAPTGNARCLDYRYPPLVRMTNTWIERGKTPVNELFSGIQEGVYARNWLGGMTNGEMFTFSAGEAWMIRQGQIAEPVRDVTLSGNVFTTLADIEAIGDDFFWDESGGCGKGGQNGLPVGCGGPSLRLRNVVVGGEANT